In Deltaproteobacteria bacterium CG2_30_66_27, one DNA window encodes the following:
- a CDS encoding biotin--[acetyl-CoA-carboxylase] ligase — MEDRIGEEEVRGALRPGLPWAHPVCLAVTDSTNRVAMEMAENGAAHGTVVVADAQTAGRGRMGRRWVSPAGKNLYVSLLLRPSVPTVDAPRLALVAGVALADAVEAVGVPASLKWPNDLYCGGRKAAGILAEMASDTDGVRHVVIGVGLNVNMEEADFPPDLRGTATSLRIQSGRTFRRVDVLARLLDAFGARYAEFIGDGFSSLRDEWDRRDFLRGRRVLLRRQGGERWGTADGLDTDGALRFLPDGGPAIESVHSGEILDRP; from the coding sequence ATGGAGGACCGGATCGGTGAGGAGGAAGTCCGCGGTGCGCTTCGGCCCGGACTTCCGTGGGCCCATCCGGTGTGCCTCGCGGTGACCGACAGCACGAACCGCGTTGCGATGGAGATGGCGGAGAACGGCGCGGCGCACGGGACCGTCGTCGTCGCCGACGCGCAGACCGCGGGCCGGGGACGGATGGGCCGCCGGTGGGTGTCTCCCGCGGGGAAGAACCTGTACGTTTCCCTGCTGCTTCGCCCTTCCGTTCCGACCGTCGATGCGCCGCGGCTCGCCCTCGTGGCCGGCGTCGCCCTCGCCGACGCGGTCGAGGCGGTGGGCGTTCCCGCGTCCCTCAAGTGGCCGAACGACTTGTATTGCGGAGGACGGAAGGCGGCGGGGATCCTCGCGGAGATGGCCTCCGACACGGACGGCGTGCGCCACGTCGTGATCGGCGTGGGGCTCAACGTGAACATGGAAGAGGCGGATTTCCCGCCGGATCTCCGCGGCACGGCGACATCCCTCCGGATTCAGTCGGGGAGGACGTTCCGCCGGGTCGACGTCCTTGCCCGGCTGCTCGACGCGTTCGGGGCCCGGTACGCGGAATTCATCGGGGACGGGTTCTCCTCGCTCCGCGACGAATGGGACCGACGGGACTTTCTCCGGGGGCGACGCGTCCTCCTTCGGCGGCAGGGCGGGGAGCGGTGGGGAACCGCGGACGGGCTCGACACGGACGGGGCGCTCCGTTTCCTCCCCGACGGCGGCCCGGCGATCGAGTCGGTGCACAGCGGAGAGATCCTGGACAGGCCCTAA
- a CDS encoding molybdenum cofactor biosynthesis protein yields the protein MRAAVVTMSDRSFRKERPDASGPAVAEMLRSLPAEIVQQVVIPDEIPFIRRALLHFCDALELDLVVTTGGTGVDPRDVTPDATRGILDREVPGMAEAMRAESLKRVPAAMLSRAVVGIRGKTLIVNLPGSPGGATENLAVLLPAIPHAVEKIHGEGGDCAPLR from the coding sequence ATCCGCGCCGCGGTGGTCACCATGTCCGACCGGTCGTTCCGCAAGGAGCGTCCCGACGCTTCCGGACCCGCGGTGGCGGAGATGCTCCGGTCGCTTCCGGCGGAGATCGTCCAGCAGGTGGTGATCCCCGACGAGATCCCCTTCATCCGCCGCGCCCTTCTCCACTTCTGCGACGCGCTCGAACTCGACCTGGTCGTGACCACCGGGGGGACGGGGGTCGACCCGCGCGACGTGACGCCGGACGCCACCCGGGGGATCCTGGACCGGGAAGTTCCGGGGATGGCCGAGGCGATGCGGGCGGAAAGCCTCAAGCGGGTGCCCGCGGCGATGCTGTCCCGCGCCGTGGTCGGGATCCGCGGGAAGACGCTGATCGTGAATTTGCCGGGGAGCCCCGGTGGCGCCACGGAGAACCTGGCGGTGCTCCTGCCCGCGATCCCCCACGCCGTCGAGAAGATCCACGGCGAAGGCGGCGACTGCGCCCCGCTGCGCTGA
- a CDS encoding TIGR00268 family protein translates to MGSAVVAFSGGVDSSFLLYAAKEALGERVLAVTATSPTYPRSEREEAVRLARSWGVRHRLVESNELEIPGFSANPPDRCYHCKKELFGILAGIARKEGYAAVCDGSNADDARDFRPGRHAAKELAVRSPLLEDGLTKPAIRRLSRSFDLPTADRGSFACLSSRFPYGTTIDEEKLRRVEACEEVLRGFGFRQFRVRVHDAVARIEVGTDEIPRLFEPEITDAVHARFRENGFLYVSVDLKGYRTGSMNEELPAIPRGLVADPTEDQ, encoded by the coding sequence ATGGGGTCCGCCGTGGTCGCCTTCAGCGGCGGGGTGGATAGTTCGTTTCTTCTTTACGCGGCGAAGGAGGCGCTGGGAGAGCGGGTCCTGGCCGTCACCGCCACCTCCCCCACGTACCCCCGCTCCGAGCGGGAGGAGGCCGTGCGGCTGGCGCGCTCCTGGGGGGTCCGCCACCGCCTCGTCGAGTCGAACGAGCTGGAGATCCCCGGCTTCTCCGCGAACCCTCCGGACCGGTGCTACCACTGCAAGAAGGAGCTGTTCGGAATTCTCGCCGGGATCGCCCGAAAAGAGGGGTACGCGGCCGTGTGCGACGGCTCCAACGCCGACGACGCGCGCGACTTCCGCCCGGGGCGACACGCCGCGAAGGAGCTCGCCGTCCGCAGTCCACTGCTCGAAGACGGGCTGACCAAGCCGGCGATCCGCCGCCTGAGCCGATCCTTCGACCTTCCCACGGCGGACCGCGGTTCCTTTGCGTGCCTCTCCTCGCGCTTCCCGTACGGGACGACGATCGACGAGGAGAAACTGCGGCGCGTCGAGGCGTGCGAGGAGGTGCTCCGGGGGTTCGGATTCCGGCAGTTCCGGGTGCGCGTCCACGACGCGGTGGCGCGCATCGAGGTAGGGACGGACGAGATCCCCCGCCTCTTCGAGCCGGAGATCACCGACGCGGTCCACGCGCGGTTCCGGGAGAACGGCTTTCTCTACGTCTCCGTGGACCTCAAGGGGTACCGCACCGGTTCGATGAACGAGGAGCTGCCCGCAATCCCCCGGGGCCTCGTCGCAGATCCGACCGAAGACCAGTAA
- a CDS encoding translation elongation factor G: MDIHQIRNVGIIAHGGAGKTTLAEALLFNAKATDRMGKVDDGSSNFDYDPEEIRRKITISTSFHHYAWDKVEVTLADTPGYINFEADTRSSLNVLDGAILVINAVSGVEVQTEKMWSLARAADVPVIAFVSKMDRERADPAKAVEEIADILKVPAVPVQLPIGREAEFRGVIDLFRMKAMIYKGDTGDFTLQEIPADLADEASIAREKLVESCAESDDALIEKFLEGTPLTDEEIRDGFRAGVRAMRFLPVLYGSASRNIAIHPVLDLVNFALPDPSYRGEVEGTNPKKEAAGKRPISADAPFSAQVFKTLADPYAGKLSIFKVFSGTLTPDMSPLNSSRDAVERIGQILRLEGKKQKAVGSASAGEIVAAAKFKETSTGDTLCDPKAPIVFERPVPVESVISFAVRPKTRNDEDKLGSSLARMIEEDPTLRFRKDPQTNEFILAGMGETHVEVAVEKLKRVYGVEVELRTQKIAYFETLKGKAEAQGKHKKQTGGRGQYGDCWIRLEPQPRGKGFEYVDGIVGGSIPRQYIPAVEKGIVERMAKGVIAGYPVVDVKATVFDGSFHNVDSSEMAFKIAGSLAFKKAALAARPVLLEPIAEMEVVIPEENVGDIIGDLNQRRGRVLGVDALGKSQIVRCQVPLAEILRYSSDLRSITSGRGQFTMKVSHYEEIPASIAEKVISESKKGMGEEEEE, from the coding sequence GTGGACATCCATCAGATCCGGAACGTCGGCATCATCGCGCACGGCGGAGCGGGAAAAACGACGCTGGCGGAGGCCCTTCTGTTCAACGCGAAGGCCACGGACCGGATGGGAAAGGTGGACGACGGAAGCTCCAACTTCGACTACGATCCGGAAGAGATCCGGCGGAAGATCACGATCAGCACCTCCTTCCATCATTACGCCTGGGACAAGGTCGAGGTCACGCTCGCCGACACCCCCGGCTACATCAACTTCGAGGCGGACACCCGGTCCAGCCTCAACGTGCTGGACGGCGCGATCCTCGTCATCAATGCCGTCTCCGGCGTGGAGGTCCAGACCGAGAAGATGTGGAGCCTGGCGCGGGCGGCGGACGTGCCGGTGATCGCCTTCGTTTCGAAGATGGACCGGGAGCGCGCCGATCCCGCGAAGGCGGTCGAGGAGATCGCCGACATTCTGAAGGTCCCCGCGGTGCCGGTGCAGCTGCCGATCGGGCGGGAGGCGGAGTTCCGCGGCGTGATCGACCTGTTCCGGATGAAGGCGATGATCTACAAGGGCGACACCGGCGACTTCACCCTCCAGGAGATCCCCGCCGACCTGGCCGACGAAGCCTCGATCGCCCGGGAGAAGCTCGTCGAATCGTGCGCCGAGTCCGACGACGCGCTGATCGAGAAGTTCCTCGAGGGGACCCCCCTCACCGACGAGGAGATCCGGGACGGTTTCCGGGCGGGTGTGCGGGCGATGCGGTTCCTCCCGGTCCTTTACGGCTCCGCGTCGCGCAACATCGCGATCCACCCGGTGCTCGACCTGGTCAACTTCGCCCTTCCCGATCCCTCCTACCGGGGGGAGGTCGAGGGAACCAACCCGAAGAAGGAGGCCGCCGGGAAGCGCCCCATCTCGGCGGACGCGCCGTTCTCCGCACAGGTCTTCAAGACGCTGGCGGACCCGTACGCGGGGAAGCTCTCCATCTTCAAGGTCTTCTCCGGCACGCTCACGCCGGACATGTCCCCCCTCAACTCGAGCAGGGACGCGGTGGAACGGATCGGGCAGATCCTCCGGCTGGAGGGGAAGAAGCAGAAGGCGGTCGGGTCGGCTTCCGCGGGGGAGATCGTCGCGGCGGCGAAATTCAAGGAGACCTCCACGGGGGACACCCTGTGCGATCCGAAGGCCCCGATCGTCTTCGAGCGCCCGGTTCCCGTGGAGTCGGTCATCTCCTTCGCGGTCCGTCCGAAGACGCGCAACGACGAGGACAAGCTGGGCAGCTCCCTGGCCCGGATGATCGAGGAGGACCCGACCCTCCGTTTCCGCAAGGATCCGCAGACGAACGAGTTCATCCTGGCGGGGATGGGGGAGACACACGTCGAGGTGGCCGTCGAGAAATTGAAGCGCGTCTACGGCGTCGAGGTGGAGCTGCGCACGCAGAAGATCGCCTACTTCGAGACCCTCAAGGGGAAAGCCGAAGCCCAGGGGAAGCACAAGAAGCAGACCGGCGGCCGCGGGCAGTACGGCGACTGCTGGATCCGCCTCGAGCCGCAGCCGCGCGGGAAGGGATTCGAGTACGTGGACGGGATCGTGGGCGGGTCGATCCCGCGCCAATACATCCCCGCGGTGGAAAAGGGGATCGTGGAGCGGATGGCCAAGGGGGTCATCGCCGGATATCCGGTGGTGGACGTGAAGGCCACCGTCTTCGACGGCTCCTTCCACAACGTCGATTCCTCCGAGATGGCGTTCAAGATCGCCGGGTCCCTCGCTTTCAAGAAGGCGGCGCTGGCCGCCAGGCCGGTCCTTCTCGAACCGATCGCCGAGATGGAGGTGGTCATCCCGGAGGAGAACGTGGGGGACATCATCGGGGATCTCAACCAGCGGCGCGGCCGGGTCCTGGGCGTGGACGCCCTCGGGAAGAGCCAGATCGTCCGGTGCCAGGTGCCGTTGGCGGAGATCCTTCGATATTCGTCCGACCTTCGTTCGATCACCTCGGGGCGCGGGCAGTTTACAATGAAGGTGTCCCACTACGAGGAGATCCCCGCGTCCATCGCGGAAAAGGTGATCTCGGAGTCGAAGAAGGGGATGGGGGAAGAGGAGGAGGAGTGA
- a CDS encoding MOSC domain-containing protein has protein sequence MRPADGKIIAVCVSGKKGEKKTPVPFVTLIPEHGVDQDAHAGPWHRQVSLLAVESIAKMKAKGLSVGPGDFAENITVEGIDLVALRPGERLRSGEALLEITQIGKVCHNRCAIYFQAGDCVMPKEGVFARVLRGGTLRAGDPMVIVD, from the coding sequence ATGCGGCCGGCCGACGGAAAAATCATCGCGGTTTGCGTGAGCGGGAAGAAGGGGGAGAAGAAGACCCCTGTCCCCTTCGTCACGCTCATCCCGGAGCACGGAGTCGACCAGGACGCCCACGCGGGACCGTGGCACCGGCAGGTGAGCCTGCTGGCGGTGGAAAGCATCGCGAAGATGAAGGCGAAGGGGCTTTCCGTGGGCCCCGGCGACTTCGCCGAGAACATCACCGTCGAGGGGATCGACCTGGTCGCTCTTCGGCCGGGGGAGCGCCTCCGTTCGGGAGAGGCGCTGCTCGAGATCACTCAGATCGGGAAAGTCTGCCACAACCGGTGCGCGATCTACTTCCAGGCGGGCGACTGCGTCATGCCGAAGGAGGGGGTCTTCGCCCGGGTCCTGCGCGGCGGGACGCTGCGGGCGGGCGACCCGATGGTGATCGTGGATTGA
- a CDS encoding pantothenate kinase, whose protein sequence is MLLVIDVGNTNTVLGVFEGETLLHHWRVWTDREKTSDEYGILLRNLYDASDFSSREIKAIILSSVVPPLTPTIMELCDRYFGLTPMVVGPGIRTGISIKMDNPKEVGADRIVNSVAVFAKHHRPAIVVDFGTATTFDFVSEKGDYMGGVIAPGVNISAEALFRQASKLPRIEIVRPATVIGKNTVAAMQSGLFYGYVAMVEGIIERIRKEVRLDPLVVATGGLARTIAAETPKIHVIDENLTLDGLRIIYERNLS, encoded by the coding sequence ATGCTCCTGGTGATCGACGTGGGGAACACGAACACCGTCCTCGGGGTCTTCGAGGGGGAGACGCTACTCCACCACTGGCGGGTGTGGACCGACCGGGAGAAGACGAGCGACGAGTACGGGATCCTTCTGCGGAACCTCTACGATGCGTCCGATTTCTCCTCCCGGGAGATCAAGGCGATCATCCTCTCCTCCGTGGTCCCGCCGCTCACCCCCACCATCATGGAACTGTGCGATCGGTACTTCGGCTTGACGCCGATGGTTGTGGGCCCCGGGATCAGGACGGGGATCTCCATCAAGATGGACAACCCGAAGGAGGTCGGGGCGGACCGGATCGTCAACTCCGTGGCGGTGTTCGCGAAGCATCATCGGCCCGCCATCGTCGTCGATTTCGGAACGGCCACCACCTTCGACTTCGTGTCGGAAAAGGGGGACTACATGGGCGGCGTGATCGCCCCCGGGGTGAACATCTCCGCCGAGGCCCTCTTCCGGCAGGCCTCGAAGCTTCCCCGGATCGAGATCGTCAGGCCCGCCACGGTCATCGGGAAGAACACGGTGGCGGCGATGCAGTCGGGCCTCTTCTACGGATATGTCGCGATGGTCGAGGGGATCATCGAAAGGATCCGGAAGGAGGTCCGACTCGACCCCCTGGTGGTCGCCACCGGCGGGCTCGCCCGGACGATCGCCGCCGAGACGCCGAAAATCCACGTAATTGATGAGAATTTGACTCTCGACGGGTTGCGTATAATATACGAGAGGAACCTTTCCTGA